The following are encoded in a window of Fusarium oxysporum f. sp. lycopersici 4287 chromosome 5, whole genome shotgun sequence genomic DNA:
- a CDS encoding histone acetyltransferase type B subunit 2, with protein sequence MAPAQSAERDVDIEMTHEDDDDQGERMINEEYKTWKKNSPFLYDMILGTALTWPTLTVQWFPDVKEPEGKNYSVHRLLLGTHTSDESPNFLQIANVQIPKAVAPNPKDYDEERGEIGGYGKPGDVAAIKCEIVQKIEHPGEVNKARYQPQNPDIIATLCVDGKILIFDRTKHPLQPTSLGKVNAQIELVGHKAEGFGLNWNPHEEGCLASGSEDTTMCLWDLKTLKGDSRILNPSRKYTHHTQIVNDVQYHPISKNFIGSVSDDQTLQIVDVRHSETAKAAVVAKRGHLDAINALAFNPNSEVLVATASADKTIGIWDLRNVKEKVHTLEGHNDAVTSLAWHPTEAGILGSASYDRRIIFWDLSRVGEEVLPDDQDDGPPELLFMHGGHTNHLADFSWNLNEPWLVASAAEDNLLQIWKVAESIVGKDDGDLPVDELDR encoded by the exons ATGGCACCTGCTCAATCCGCAGAGCGCGATGTTGACA TCGAGATGACTcacgaagatgatgatgatcagGGCGAGCGCATGATTAATGAAG AGTACAAGACATGGAAGAAAAACAGCCCGTTCTTGTATGACATGATTCTCGG AACGGCTCTGACTTGGCCGACTCTTACAGTCCAATGGTTTCCCGACGTCAAGGAGCCAGAGGGCAAGAACTACTCAGTTCACCGCCTCCTGCTTGGCACTCACACTTCGGATGAGAGCCCCAACTTTCTTCAGATTGCCAATGTTCAGATTCCAAAGGCTGTAGCCCCCAATCCCAAGGACTATGATGAGGAGCGAGGCGAGATTGGTGGCTACGGCAAGCCTGGTGATGTCGCTGCTATCAAGTGTGAGATTGTTCAGAAGATCGAGCACCCCGGAGAAGTTAACAAGGCTCGATATCAGCCTCAGAACCCTGACATCATCGCCACTCTTTGTGTGGATGGcaagatcctcatcttcgACCGAACAAAGCACCCTCTCCAGCCCACTTCCCTTGGAAAGGTCAACGCTCAGATCGAGCTTGTTGGACACAAGGCCGAAGGTTTCGGCCTGAACTGGAACCCTCATGAGGAGGGGTGCTTAGCGTCTGGTAGCGAGGATACCACAATGTGTCTTTG GGACTTGAAGACCCTTAAGGGTGATTCGAGGATCCTCAATCCTTCTCGCAAGTACACTCATCACACCCAGATCGTCAACGACGTTCAGTATCATCCAATCTCAAAGAACTTCATCGGTTCTGTGTCCGACGATCAGACTCTCCAAATTGTTGACGTACGTCACAGCGAGACCGCCAAGGCAGCAGTTGTTGCTAAGCGTGGCCATCTTGATGCGATCAATGCTCTGGCGTTCAACCCCAACTCGGAAGTGCTCGTGGCCACTGCCTCAGCCGACAAGACGATCGGCATCTGGGACCTCAGAAatgtcaaggagaaggtcCACACTTTGGAAGGTCACAACGATGCTGTTACATCCCTAGCCTGGCACCCGACTGAGGCTGGTATCTTGGGAAGTGCCAGCTATGATCGAAGAATCATCTTTTGGGATCTTTCGCGGGTTGGCGAGGAGGTATTGCCCGACGACCAGGATGATGGTCCCCCTGAATT ACTCTTCATGCACGGCGGTCATACAAACCATTTGGCTGACTTCAGCTGGAATCTCAACGAGCCTTGGCTTGTAGCAAGCGCTGCGGAAGACAATCTGCTGCAGATCTGGAAGGTAGCTGAGTCCATTGTCGGTAAGGACGACGGCGACTTGCCTGTCGATGAGCTCGACCGATAG
- a CDS encoding histone acetyltransferase type B subunit 2 produces the protein MVTDINAVEMTHEDDDDQGERMINEEYKTWKKNSPFLYDMILGTALTWPTLTVQWFPDVKEPEGKNYSVHRLLLGTHTSDESPNFLQIANVQIPKAVAPNPKDYDEERGEIGGYGKPGDVAAIKCEIVQKIEHPGEVNKARYQPQNPDIIATLCVDGKILIFDRTKHPLQPTSLGKVNAQIELVGHKAEGFGLNWNPHEEGCLASGSEDTTMCLWDLKTLKGDSRILNPSRKYTHHTQIVNDVQYHPISKNFIGSVSDDQTLQIVDVRHSETAKAAVVAKRGHLDAINALAFNPNSEVLVATASADKTIGIWDLRNVKEKVHTLEGHNDAVTSLAWHPTEAGILGSASYDRRIIFWDLSRVGEEVLPDDQDDGPPELLFMHGGHTNHLADFSWNLNEPWLVASAAEDNLLQIWKVAESIVGKDDGDLPVDELDR, from the exons ATGGTTACTGACATTAATGCAGTCGAGATGACTcacgaagatgatgatgatcagGGCGAGCGCATGATTAATGAAG AGTACAAGACATGGAAGAAAAACAGCCCGTTCTTGTATGACATGATTCTCGG AACGGCTCTGACTTGGCCGACTCTTACAGTCCAATGGTTTCCCGACGTCAAGGAGCCAGAGGGCAAGAACTACTCAGTTCACCGCCTCCTGCTTGGCACTCACACTTCGGATGAGAGCCCCAACTTTCTTCAGATTGCCAATGTTCAGATTCCAAAGGCTGTAGCCCCCAATCCCAAGGACTATGATGAGGAGCGAGGCGAGATTGGTGGCTACGGCAAGCCTGGTGATGTCGCTGCTATCAAGTGTGAGATTGTTCAGAAGATCGAGCACCCCGGAGAAGTTAACAAGGCTCGATATCAGCCTCAGAACCCTGACATCATCGCCACTCTTTGTGTGGATGGcaagatcctcatcttcgACCGAACAAAGCACCCTCTCCAGCCCACTTCCCTTGGAAAGGTCAACGCTCAGATCGAGCTTGTTGGACACAAGGCCGAAGGTTTCGGCCTGAACTGGAACCCTCATGAGGAGGGGTGCTTAGCGTCTGGTAGCGAGGATACCACAATGTGTCTTTG GGACTTGAAGACCCTTAAGGGTGATTCGAGGATCCTCAATCCTTCTCGCAAGTACACTCATCACACCCAGATCGTCAACGACGTTCAGTATCATCCAATCTCAAAGAACTTCATCGGTTCTGTGTCCGACGATCAGACTCTCCAAATTGTTGACGTACGTCACAGCGAGACCGCCAAGGCAGCAGTTGTTGCTAAGCGTGGCCATCTTGATGCGATCAATGCTCTGGCGTTCAACCCCAACTCGGAAGTGCTCGTGGCCACTGCCTCAGCCGACAAGACGATCGGCATCTGGGACCTCAGAAatgtcaaggagaaggtcCACACTTTGGAAGGTCACAACGATGCTGTTACATCCCTAGCCTGGCACCCGACTGAGGCTGGTATCTTGGGAAGTGCCAGCTATGATCGAAGAATCATCTTTTGGGATCTTTCGCGGGTTGGCGAGGAGGTATTGCCCGACGACCAGGATGATGGTCCCCCTGAATT ACTCTTCATGCACGGCGGTCATACAAACCATTTGGCTGACTTCAGCTGGAATCTCAACGAGCCTTGGCTTGTAGCAAGCGCTGCGGAAGACAATCTGCTGCAGATCTGGAAGGTAGCTGAGTCCATTGTCGGTAAGGACGACGGCGACTTGCCTGTCGATGAGCTCGACCGATAG
- a CDS encoding hypothetical protein (At least one base has a quality score < 10), which yields MLSNICAALEVEPVQSSAPIKHNLPFHLQALAPASPRRAMEEAVTLARVLRGLIRKSQPPQEHPDVLTRPMDARADVRAFLSERSKVLHMSGLPHDTTQSELESWFTQFGGRPIAFWTLRTPEQHKPTGTGFAVFSSHEEAAESLCMNGRALNEKAIEVSPSSSRVLDRAQDILTPFPPSKNRPRPGDWTCPSCGFSNFQRRTACFRCSFPAVGAGPSNDMGGGNNNYGGGYGYGPPAMMPPPPHGGHHGPMGHGGGRMGGSGVVPFRAGDWKCGNEVCGYHNFAKNVCCLRCGASRAGAAVVADSGYPSPMDNASQYGMNQGSMGGAPGPGPFGSGSSFGGSGGGYNQQHFGGPPSHYLPSGLGGGAAAYPSSLNTHGSFGSGPASHAAGPFDSRAAEAAFQSATNGPASGGPSNNFYNNNANNNGGNTENDPFAFLSSGIGGLSVSGGDGRQNGGSAPPNKSPA from the exons GCTCCTGCCTCGCCACGACGTGCGATGGAAGAGGCTGTCACTCTTGCCCGAGTCCTCCGGGGGTTGATTCGTAAGTCGCAGCCTCCCCAGGAGCATCCCGATGTCTTGACTCGGCCCATGGATGCCCGGGCCGATGTTCGAGCTTTTCTCTCGGAGAGGAGCAAGGTTCTTCACATGTCGGGACTTCCCCACGATACTACTCAGTCCGAGCTCGAAAGTTGGTTCACTCAGTTCGGTGGCCGACCCATTGCATTCTGGACTCTTCGAACCCCTGAACAGCATAAGCCCACCGGCACCGGATTTGCTGTATTCTCTTCTCATGAGGAG GCCGCTGAGAGCCTTTGTATGAATGGTCGTGCCCTTAATGAGAAGGCCATTGAGGTCTCGCCCTCCTCCAGCCGTGTCCTCGACCGCGCTCAGGACATACTGACTCCGTTCCCTCCTAGCAAGAACCGCCCTAGGCCTGGTGACTGGACCTGCCCTTCTTGCGGGTTCTCCAACTTCCAGCGTCGAACTGCTTGCTTCCGATGCTCGTTCCCTGCTGTCGGCGCCGGCCCTTCGAACGATATGGGCGGCGGCAACAACAATTACGGTGGTGGATATGGTTACGGACCTCCTGCTATGATGCCCCCCCCTCCTCATGGTGGTCACCACGGGCCTATGGGTCATGGCGGTGGTCGTATGGGCGGTAGCGGTGTGGTGCCTTTCCGTGCCGGTGACTGGAAGTGTGGTAACGAGGTCTGTGGCTACCATAATTTCGCGAAGAACGTTTGCTGTCTTCGATGTGGTGCCAGCCGCGCAGGCGcagctgttgttgctgattCTGGATACCCTTCTCCCATGGACAATGCCTCTCAGTACGGGATGAACCAGGGATCCATGGGAGGTGCTCCAGGACCCGGACCATTCGGCTCTGGTAGCTCCTTCGGCGGCTCCGGTGGTGGCTACAATCAACAACACTTTGGAGGCCCTCCCAGCCACTACCTTCCCTCGGGTCTCGGAGGTGGTGCTGCCGCTTACCCTAGCTCCCTGAACACTCACGGCAGTTTTGGATCTGGACCTGCTTCCCATGCGGCTGGCCCTTTCGATAGTcgtgctgctgaggctgcgTTCCAGTCAGCCACCAATGGGCCTGCATCTGGTGGGCCATCTAACAACTTTTATAACAATAACGCCAACAACAACGGTGGCAATACCGAGAACGACCCCTTTGCTTTCCTTTCCAGCGGCATTGGAGGACTTTCAGTTAGTGGAGGAGATGGTCGCCAGAACGGTGGTTCTGCCCCTCCTAACAAGTCGCCTGCTTAA